From one Anopheles cruzii chromosome 3, idAnoCruzAS_RS32_06, whole genome shotgun sequence genomic stretch:
- the LOC128275253 gene encoding replication termination factor 2 isoform X2: MGCDGGTIPRRDELVRLKKKPEQKDKNSERQFRWKHCALTQLRLQLPIVMCALGRLYSKQSVIEALLDKEKMPESCSHIKSLKDIKNLNLTPNPAYDETKGDKSSPFVCALIGLEMSGQFRFVALWTCGCVFSERALKEIKDKACSVCQIPFTDDDIVLLNGSEEDTELMRTKMEARQARLKLDKKNKAEKKAKSKETVPSSTVTSGELSSTSSSAAARSSKPTTGTKVLNKRALISDKIGEDPVFKKSKDDYSVAKDPKASAVYKSLFTSHESEKDQQRAHWVTYNPFYN, translated from the exons ATGGGATGTGATGGTGGAACTATTCCTCGGCGGGACGAGTTGGTGCGATTAAAGAAGAAACCAGAACAG AAAGACAAGAATTCGGAAAGGCAGTTCCGCTGGAAACACTGCGCATTAACTCAGTTGCGCCTCCAGCTTCCAATCGTCATGTGTGCATTGGGTCGGCTATATTCTAAGCAAAGTGTTATCGAGGCACTGCTGGACAAGGAAAAGATGCCTGAATCTTGCTCGCACATCAAATCATTGAAGGACATTAAGAACCTGAACCTGACACCAAATCCGGCGTACGATGAAACGAAAGGCGACAAAAGTTCCCCGTTCGTGTGTGCACTGATCGGCCTAGAAATGAGCGGACAGTTTCGCTTCGTTGCCCTCTGGACCTGCGGGTGCGTGTTTTCTGAAAGGGCCCTGAAAGAAATCAAGGATAAGGCATGCTCGGTG TGCCAGATACCGTTCACAGACGATGACATCGTTCTTCTGAATGGATCCGAAGAAGATACCGAACTGATGCGCACCAAAATGGAAGCACGTCAAGCACGCTTGAAGCTGGATAAGAAAAACAAGGCGGAAAAGAAGGCCAAATCGAAAGAGACCGTACCATCCTCCACTGTAACATCTGGAGAATTATCTTCCACGTCATCGAGTGCCGCAGCGA GGAGCAGTAAACCCACCACCGGTACTAAAGTGCTGAACAAACGGGCTCTTATTAGCGACAAGATTGGAGAAGATCCCGTGTTCAAGAAATCGAAAGACGATTACAGCGTTGCCAAAGATCCGAAGGCGTCTGCGGTGTATAAATCTTTATTTACATCGCACGAGAGCGAAAAAGACCAACAGCGTGCTCACTGGGTCACGTACAATCCTTTCTACAACTGA
- the LOC128270866 gene encoding nonsense-mediated mRNA decay factor SMG8, producing the protein MDIFSSFTFPNVPHNIRDTMFSNRKHMVVVGVLGKSTDFHCNKLIEFNVLHIHPTLMDKGGSEGRIKFYYRTEDHTMFVHFDTTFDNFVLLELADQMMGEKPDQPSAHFVEFNSAIRTRFARVLLFALQICHIVVLVETAVTFDMSYLSLFKSLKIIREKHVLRFLPEMLKRWSFMGKECRLCNPRLIFIFNLPDGSEPYSLEEINTLQMKMEEFISKTLRNEFIITNNSGLSLFALPRNKPFVFYTQRKEQRQDPVIDTINMLSSYLVSQKSTGMISKEEENQVLENLKPYEFFGFPNFKLNVDRPEKKEERSILQFVQQHVTEAMEFGFDDSNPGGRQRNRTHFVLPPVGVWYEVFQLMHRLFIENPNKPSYAEFDSEYRLYLESFYDIVDIDEQFFGEISEQGLHLAMMKYKEKLPMHYSTAYHEAKYGEALNLLMLYARGPQVKPSVEELKQYCEAIWLNGKQQCEYPSLRGNPCLMGKHKPQDPSEHSSGVIYVSSCNCGRTQGHREDPYTIRQANFEFYQIIAQSCSNCNRLERVQFPIFEPSISDFRAAEFINKNFSNLMSFDKAKRTASDVGPQTRSTREHSPLSGNQRSQNSSQSLSFIIDSDGDEETKEVADSIANDFDADLMLSQRVPEHDAIDAVEAFDLDIKEEPIAEDCIDELEVRADELGEEMGTLSLEPAPAPATAPSKQPSTTEYLPGMLHAASPAGLLPRFPSWSLVCLGSSSIYTHNSGLPEHVQSGFLSGSNFLLPWDVSVRLEHAQSWAASYEKIRNRKKGISHCSKSYEQSNTFTLKLFVGIEYECLRGHRFCMDAPNSIIRTGTEIARDSGSKVVFNDMPIYFPCPCRNTVNNTAQLMRVHIVTPKAPVHVIIDPKVKIVQNNAQTQSSLTFTTGMKEPIRLSQSSYWILRLPFLYEGDTGPLLAPVEVDPATAATHGVLMEGMFGIRENELNDNR; encoded by the exons AGATACTATGTTCTCGAACCGCAAACACATGGTTGTGGTCGGAGTGCTTGGAAAATCAACGGATTTCCATTGTAACAAGCTGATCGAATTTAATGTGCTACACATTCATCCAACTCTGATGGATAAAGGCGGTAGTGAG GGACGTATAAAATTTTACTACCGCACCGAGGACCACACGATGTTTGTGCACTTCGATACAACCTTCGACAATTTCGTACTGCTCGAGCTGGCCGATCAAATGATGGGTGAAAAACCGGACCAACCATCGGCACACTTTGTCGAGTTCAACAGCGCAATCCGGACCCGGTTTGCACGCGTGCTGTTATTCGCCCTGCAAATTTGTCACATTGTGGTGCTGGTCGAAACGGCCGTTACGTTCGACATGTCGTACCTTTCACTATTCAAGTCCCTGAAAATCATTCGAGAGAAGCATGTTCTCAGGTTTCTGCCCGAAATGTTAAAGAGATGGTCGTTCATGGGCAAGGAGTGTCGATTGTGCAATCCGCGGCTAATCTTTATTTTCAATCTGCCGGACGGATCGGAGCCGTACTCGCTCGAAGAAATCAATACGCTGCAGATGAAGATGGAAGAATTTATCAGCAAAACGCTACGCAACGAGTTCATTATTACGAACAACAGTGGGCTGTCGTTATTCGCATTGCCCAGAAACAAACCGTTTGTCTTCTACACCCAGCGGAAAGAACAACGACAGGATCCAGTGATAGACACAATCAACATGCTCTCATCGTACCTAGTGAGCCAGAAGAGCACCGGGATGATCAGCAAGGAAGAGGAGAATCAGGTGTTGGAGAACTTGAAGCCGTACGAATTTTTTGGATTCCCAAATTTTAAACTCAACGTGGACCGACCGGAGAAAAAGGAAGAGCGCAGCATTCTACAGTTTGTGCAGCAACACGTAACCGAAGCGATGGAGTTTGGATTTGACGATAGCAACCCCGGCGGACGGCAACGGAATAGAACGCATTTTGTT CTTCCACCCGTCGGGGTTTGGTATGAAGTGTTCCAACTTATGCACCGTCTGTTCATTGAAAATCCCAACAAACCGTCCTACGCCGAGTTCGATTCGGAATAC CGATTGTATCTGGAAAGTTTCTACGACATTGTCGATATCGATGAGCAATTCTTTGGCGAGATTAGCGAACAGGGTCTCCACCTCGCAATGATGAAGTACAAAGAAAAGCTGCCAATGCACTACAGCACGGCGTACCACGAGGCAAAGTACGGGGAGGCCCTCAATCTGCTGATGCTGTACGCACGCGGTCCCCAAGTGAAACCTAGTGTCGAGGAACTAAAACAATACTGCGAGGCGATATGGTTGAACGGCAAGCAACAGTGCGAGTATCCGAGCTTGCGTGGCAATCCGTGCCTAATGGGCAAACACAAACCGCAGGACCCTTCCGAGCATTCGAGCGGGGTGATTTATGTATCCTCGTGCAACTGCGGCCGCACGCAGGGCCATCGGGAGGATCCGTACACGATTCGGCAGGCAAACTTTGAGTTTTATCAAATCATAGCACAAAGTTGTAGCAACTGCAATCGGCTGGAACGTGTGCAGTTTCCCATCTTCGAACCGTCGATCAGCGACTTTCGGGCGGCAGaatttattaacaaaaatTTTTCCAACCTAATGTCGTTCGATAAAGCCAAACGAACGGCCTCAGACGTCGGTCCCCAGACGCGCTCGACTCGCGAACATTCACCACTTTCCGGCAATCAGCGCAGCCAAAACAGCTCACAAAGCTTGAGCTTCATCATCGATTCCGATGGTGATGAAGAAACGAAGGAAGTTGCCGATTCGATAGCAAATGATTTTGACGCCGATCTCATGCTCTCGCAACGGGTACCGGAGCACGATGCGATAGACGCTGTTGAAGCGTTTGATTTGGACATAAAAGAAGAACCCATCGCTGAGGATTGCATCGACGAGCTAGAAGTAAGGGCCGATGAGTTGGGTGAAGAGATGGGAACATTGTCACtagaaccggcaccggcaccggcgacagCTCCGTCGAAGCAACCGTCCACAACGGAATACTTGCCTGGAATGTTGCACGCCGCCAGCCCTGCCGGTTTGCTACCGCGCTTCCCTTCGTGGTCGCTGGTGTGCTTGGGTTCGAGTTCAATCTACACGCACAACTCGGGCTTACCGGAGCACGTACAGAGTGGGTTTCTGTCCGGCTCGAACTTTCTACTACCATGGGACGTAAGCGTGCGCCTCGAGCACGCCCAATCGTGGGCCGCTTCGTACGAAAAGATACGCAACCGGAAGAAAGGCATCTCGCACTGCTCGAAGAGCTACGAACAGAGCAATACGTTTACGCTCAAGTTGTTTGTCGGCATCGAGTACGAGTGTCTTCGGGGCCATCGGTTCTGTATGGACGCACCGAACAGCATCATACGGACCGGCACCGAGATCGCACGCGATAGTGGCAGCAAGGTTGTGTTCAACGATATGCCCATCTACTTTCCGTGCCCATGTCGGAACACGGTTAACAATACGGCACAGCTGATGCGGGTGCACATCGTGACGCCGAAAGCACCGGTTCACGTGATCATCGATCCGAAGGTTAAAATTGTTCAAAACAACGCCCAAACCCAAAGCAGCTTAACGTTCACCACGGGCATGAAGGAACCGATTCGGCTGTCGCAAAGCTCCTACTGGATACTGCGTTTGCCGTTCTTGTACGAGGGTGACACTGGCCCTTTGCTAGCCCCGGTTGAGGTGGACCCTGCGACCGCCGCCACACACGGTGTTCTCATGGAGGGTATGTTCGGCATACGGGAGAACGAATTGAACGATAATCGGTGA
- the LOC128275253 gene encoding replication termination factor 2 isoform X1, whose amino-acid sequence MGCDGGTIPRRDELVRLKKKPEQKDKNSERQFRWKHCALTQLRLQLPIVMCALGRLYSKQSVIEALLDKEKMPESCSHIKSLKDIKNLNLTPNPAYDETKGDKSSPFVCALIGLEMSGQFRFVALWTCGCVFSERALKEIKDKACSVCQIPFTDDDIVLLNGSEEDTELMRTKMEARQARLKLDKKNKAEKKAKSKETVPSSTVTSGELSSTSSSAAASGSGVVKASSSVAKPNGEGSSKPTTGTKVLNKRALISDKIGEDPVFKKSKDDYSVAKDPKASAVYKSLFTSHESEKDQQRAHWVTYNPFYN is encoded by the exons ATGGGATGTGATGGTGGAACTATTCCTCGGCGGGACGAGTTGGTGCGATTAAAGAAGAAACCAGAACAG AAAGACAAGAATTCGGAAAGGCAGTTCCGCTGGAAACACTGCGCATTAACTCAGTTGCGCCTCCAGCTTCCAATCGTCATGTGTGCATTGGGTCGGCTATATTCTAAGCAAAGTGTTATCGAGGCACTGCTGGACAAGGAAAAGATGCCTGAATCTTGCTCGCACATCAAATCATTGAAGGACATTAAGAACCTGAACCTGACACCAAATCCGGCGTACGATGAAACGAAAGGCGACAAAAGTTCCCCGTTCGTGTGTGCACTGATCGGCCTAGAAATGAGCGGACAGTTTCGCTTCGTTGCCCTCTGGACCTGCGGGTGCGTGTTTTCTGAAAGGGCCCTGAAAGAAATCAAGGATAAGGCATGCTCGGTG TGCCAGATACCGTTCACAGACGATGACATCGTTCTTCTGAATGGATCCGAAGAAGATACCGAACTGATGCGCACCAAAATGGAAGCACGTCAAGCACGCTTGAAGCTGGATAAGAAAAACAAGGCGGAAAAGAAGGCCAAATCGAAAGAGACCGTACCATCCTCCACTGTAACATCTGGAGAATTATCTTCCACGTCATCGAGTGCCGCAGCGAGTGGTTCCGGTGTTGTGAAAGCTTCATCTAGCGTCGCCAAGCCGAACGGCGAAGGGAGCAGTAAACCCACCACCGGTACTAAAGTGCTGAACAAACGGGCTCTTATTAGCGACAAGATTGGAGAAGATCCCGTGTTCAAGAAATCGAAAGACGATTACAGCGTTGCCAAAGATCCGAAGGCGTCTGCGGTGTATAAATCTTTATTTACATCGCACGAGAGCGAAAAAGACCAACAGCGTGCTCACTGGGTCACGTACAATCCTTTCTACAACTGA
- the LOC128275256 gene encoding uncharacterized protein LOC128275256 produces MAQFEDRVIVNASLLKRHIDKPVSIHLKVDEAANGCRSFSGKSTDGMDVQVQLSEPLNGKCSGWVEIIGVADTQNTVRGKEIVTFFNNGDKVEDFDVDGHNMMCTLLSVCKDPFPCDP; encoded by the exons ATGGCACAATTTGAAGACAGAGTAATCGTGAATGCTTCCCTGCTTAAACGGCACATTGATAAACCGGTGAGCATTCATCTGAAGGTGGACGAAGCCGCCAACGGTTGTAGATCATTCAGCGGAAAATCGACCGACGGTATGGATGTACAAGTGCAGCTATCGGAACCGTTAAATGGCAAGTGCTCCGGATGGGTGGAAATTATCGGTGTTGCCGATACGCAGAACACTGTTCGCGGCAAAGAA ATTGTCACGTTCTTCAACAATGGAGACAAAGTGGAAGATTTCGACGTGGACGGCCACAACATGATGTGTACGTTGCTTTCCGTTTGCAAAGATCCCTTTCCGTGTGACCCATAG
- the LOC128270865 gene encoding uncharacterized protein LOC128270865 — MWTNVASTRTTMRTITFVALFCSLLPFFIISYATVTVSRQLWLIILHRRYPWLKRTAIGSIKSFVDRSRNPEVLCVLIEMEGEINIVQLRQEFVNHINDCGSGHMRLCFPQFILPFVSCWNKYSWLKGTRSADEHIILAPAIQRGRSVKDLMCLLNNNEATATASTSTEGPPIAKAQSHALPWQIVCFPVVGASATERNEKCAPSTCLLYTIELKLLNEAEKRNLAYIPSNGYLERAEPLFENLLEQPYYIPRLWNYIFSAIHHRWSEFVYQHDPLESPDIDRQQYSGLSQLISALFISIVYVCGDFVYAFRSIRGSPLDKIDYLKRMIEREIEKRNFTLRTIWETFLLSIEPVNLLKELTFLWWKIVATITLMVPWYLWRETEALLLYVSRGTPNHDTTVGFIVECLPICYGVVMECWKMVRLLVEVSLRLNE, encoded by the exons ATGTGGACCAACGTCGCTTCCACCCGAACTACGATGCGGACGATCACGTTCGTTGCGCTCTTCTGCTCCCTGCTACCGTTTTTCATCATTAGCTACGCAA CGGTCACCGTATCGCGGCAACTCTGGCTGATCATTCTGCATCGGCGCTATCCGTGGCTCAAAAGGACCGCCATCGGTAGTATCAAAAGTTTCGTCGATCGATCCCGAAACCCCGAGGTGCTGTGCGTGCTGATCGAGATGGAAG GTGAGATCAACATCGTGCAGTTGAGGCAAGAGTTCGTGAATCACATTAACGACTGCGGCAGTGGCCATATGCGGTTGTGTTTTCCGCAGTTCATTCTACCGTTTGTGTCGTGCTGGAATAAATATTCTTGGCTCAAGGG GACGCGCAGTGCCGATGAACACATCATACTGGCCCCGGCCATCCAACGGGGCCGTTCAGTGAAGGATCTGATGTGTTTACTGAACAACAACGAAGCCACAGCAACTGCAAGCACCAGCACGGAGGGACCCCCAATAGCGAAGGCGCAATCTCATGCTCTGCCCTGGCAGATTGTGTGCTTTCCTGTGGTGGGTGCATCGGCGACCGAACGGAATGAAAAGTGCGCCCCTTCTACCTGCCTGCTTTACACGATCGAGCTGAAGTTGCTGAACGAAgcggaaaaacgaaaccttGCCTACATCCCATCGAATGGATACCTGGAGCGGGCAGAACCTTTGTTTGAGAATCTGCTTGAACAGCCCTACTACATACCAAGACTTTGGAACTACATCTTCTCTGCCATCCATCACCGCTGGAGCGAGTTCGTTTATCAGCACGATCCCCTCGAATCGCCTGATATCGATCGCCAGCAGTACTCGGGGCTCAGCCAGCTGATATCGGCCCTCTTCATATCGATAGTGTATGTCTGCGGGGACTTTGTGTACGCGTTCCGCAGCATTCGTGGCAGCCCCCTCGACAAGATCGATTATCTGAAGCGAATGATCGAGCGTGAGATAGAGAAGCGTAATTTTACCCTACGCACGATTTGGGAAACATTCCTGCTCTCGATCGAGCCAGTCAACTTGCTGAAGGAGTTAACGTTtctgtggtggaaaattgtggcCACGATTACGCTGATGGTACCGTGGTACTTGTGGCGCGAAACAGAAGCACTGTTGCTTTACGTTTCCAGAGGCACACCGAACCACGACACGACCGTCGGATTTATCGTTGAATGCCTTCCAATCTGCTACGGAGTGGTGATGGAGTGCTGGAAAATGGTACGACTGCTGGTAGAGGTTAGCCTTCGGCTCAACGAGTGA